A stretch of Sinorhizobium meliloti DNA encodes these proteins:
- the rplK gene encoding 50S ribosomal protein L11: protein MAKKVAGQLKLQVKAGSANPSPPIGPALGQRGINIMEFCKAFNAATQEMEKGMPIPVVITYYQDKSFTFVMKQPPVSYFLKREAKVQAGSKTPGKAKAGSISKAQIRTIAEAKMKDLNAADIDGAMAMVEGSARSMGLEVTG from the coding sequence ATGGCTAAGAAAGTTGCAGGCCAGCTCAAGCTGCAGGTAAAGGCCGGCTCGGCGAATCCGTCGCCGCCGATCGGTCCTGCGCTTGGTCAGCGTGGCATTAACATCATGGAATTCTGCAAGGCGTTCAACGCCGCCACGCAGGAAATGGAAAAGGGTATGCCGATCCCGGTCGTCATCACCTATTACCAGGACAAGTCCTTCACATTCGTCATGAAGCAGCCGCCGGTCAGCTACTTCCTGAAGCGCGAAGCGAAGGTCCAGGCGGGCTCCAAGACCCCGGGCAAGGCCAAGGCCGGCTCGATCTCCAAGGCTCAGATCCGCACGATCGCAGAGGCCAAGATGAAGGACCTCAACGCGGCCGATATCGATGGCGCAATGGCGATGGTTGAGGGCTCGGCCCGCTCCATGGGCCTGGAAGTGACGGGCTAA
- the nusG gene encoding transcription termination/antitermination protein NusG — protein sequence MAARWYIVHAYSNFEKKVAESIEEKAKQKGLTHLFEKILVPTEKVVEVRRGRKVDAERKFFPGYVLVRADLTDEAYHLIKNTPKVTGFLGTDSKPVPIPDHEADRILGQVQDGVERPKPSVSFEIGEQVRVSDGPFASFNGTVQDVDEERSRLKVEVSIFGRATPVELEYGQVEKV from the coding sequence ATGGCTGCGCGCTGGTATATTGTTCACGCCTATTCGAATTTTGAAAAGAAGGTCGCCGAATCGATCGAGGAGAAGGCCAAGCAGAAGGGCCTCACCCATCTCTTCGAGAAGATCCTCGTGCCGACCGAGAAGGTGGTAGAGGTCCGTCGCGGACGCAAAGTCGATGCGGAGCGGAAGTTCTTTCCGGGTTATGTTCTCGTTCGCGCCGATCTGACCGACGAGGCCTATCACCTTATCAAGAACACGCCGAAAGTGACGGGTTTCCTTGGTACGGACAGCAAGCCGGTGCCGATTCCTGATCATGAGGCCGATCGCATTCTCGGTCAGGTGCAGGACGGCGTCGAGCGCCCGAAGCCTTCGGTCTCGTTCGAGATCGGCGAGCAGGTCCGCGTTTCCGACGGCCCCTTCGCATCGTTCAACGGCACCGTTCAGGATGTCGATGAAGAGCGGTCGCGCTTGAAGGTCGAGGTGTCGATCTTTGGCCGCGCGACGCCTGTCGAGCTGGAATACGGCCAGGTCGAAAAGGTCTGA
- the secE gene encoding preprotein translocase subunit SecE has product MASKTNPFAFLQQVRAETSKVTWPSRRETTISTLMVFVMVSFAAAFFFGADQLLGWVMSLILNVGA; this is encoded by the coding sequence ATGGCATCCAAAACAAATCCATTTGCGTTTCTGCAGCAGGTGCGCGCTGAAACGTCGAAAGTGACTTGGCCTTCACGGCGCGAGACGACGATCTCGACGCTGATGGTTTTCGTCATGGTCTCTTTTGCCGCCGCCTTTTTCTTTGGTGCGGACCAGTTGCTGGGTTGGGTGATGAGCCTGATCCTCAACGTTGGCGCTTGA
- a CDS encoding NAD-dependent epimerase/dehydratase family protein, with product MKKRILFTGGSGKAGRHAVPYLVEAGYDVHNVDLVPLDSPGVTNLIADITDSGQMFNALSMHRDFPDLDRGTQPFDAVVHFAAIPRILIKPDNETFRVNVMGTYNVIEAAVKLGIRKIIVASSETTYGVCFAEGHRDFHHFPLEEDYDVDPMDSYGLSKVVNEKTGRAFAERSGFDIYALRIGNVIEPHEYADFPHYFAHPEIRKRIAWSYIDARDLGQIVKLCVEKDGLGFAIFNAANDTVSANTPSRELARQFYPNVPFTREIGEFEGLLSNRKIREVLGFKEEHDWRKYVRLND from the coding sequence ATGAAAAAGCGAATTCTGTTTACCGGCGGCTCGGGGAAGGCCGGGCGGCACGCCGTGCCCTATCTCGTCGAGGCCGGCTATGACGTGCACAATGTCGATCTCGTGCCGCTCGACAGCCCCGGCGTCACCAATCTGATCGCCGACATCACCGACAGCGGCCAGATGTTCAATGCGCTGTCGATGCACCGGGACTTCCCCGATCTCGACCGCGGCACGCAGCCCTTCGATGCCGTCGTGCATTTCGCGGCCATTCCGCGCATCCTCATCAAACCCGACAACGAAACCTTCCGGGTCAACGTGATGGGGACCTACAACGTCATCGAGGCGGCGGTGAAGCTCGGCATCCGAAAGATCATCGTCGCTTCCAGCGAGACGACCTATGGCGTCTGCTTTGCGGAGGGGCACCGTGACTTCCATCATTTTCCTCTCGAAGAGGATTACGATGTCGATCCGATGGATTCCTACGGGCTCTCCAAGGTGGTGAACGAGAAGACGGGGAGGGCCTTCGCGGAGCGCTCCGGCTTCGATATTTACGCCTTGCGCATCGGCAACGTGATCGAGCCGCATGAATATGCAGACTTCCCGCATTATTTCGCCCATCCGGAGATCCGCAAAAGGATCGCCTGGAGCTATATCGATGCCCGCGACCTCGGCCAGATCGTGAAGCTCTGCGTTGAGAAGGACGGCCTGGGCTTCGCGATATTCAACGCCGCGAACGACACGGTCTCGGCCAACACGCCTTCGCGCGAATTGGCCAGGCAGTTCTATCCGAATGTTCCCTTCACGCGCGAGATCGGCGAATTCGAAGGGCTGCTTTCCAATCGCAAGATCCGCGAGGTCCTTGGTTTCAAGGAAGAGCATGATTGGCGTAAATATGTGCGGCTGAACGACTAG
- the tuf gene encoding elongation factor Tu: MAKSKFERNKPHVNIGTIGHVDHGKTSLTAAITKYFGEFKAYDQIDAAPEEKARGITISTAHVEYETPNRHYAHVDCPGHADYVKNMITGAAQMDGAILVVSAADGPMPQTREHILLARQVGVPAIVVFLNKVDQVDDAELLELVELEVRELLSSYEFPGDDIPIVKGSALAALEDSDKKIGEDAIRELMAAVDAYIPTPERPIDQPFLMPIEDVFSISGRGTVVTGRVERGIVKVGEEIEIVGIRPTTKTTCTGVEMFRKLLDQGQAGDNIGALLRGVDRNGVERGQILCKPGSVKPHRKFKAEAYILTKEEGGRHTPFFTNYRPQFYFRTTDVTGIVTLPEGTEMVMPGDNVTVDVELIVPIAMEEKLRFAIREGGRTVGAGIVASIVE; this comes from the coding sequence ATGGCAAAGAGCAAATTTGAGCGCAATAAGCCGCACGTCAACATTGGCACGATTGGCCACGTTGACCATGGCAAGACGTCGCTGACGGCAGCGATCACGAAGTATTTCGGCGAGTTCAAGGCGTATGACCAGATTGACGCTGCGCCGGAAGAAAAGGCCCGCGGCATCACCATTTCGACGGCGCACGTCGAATACGAGACGCCGAACCGTCACTATGCGCACGTCGACTGCCCCGGCCACGCCGACTACGTCAAGAACATGATCACCGGTGCGGCGCAGATGGACGGCGCGATCCTGGTTGTTTCGGCCGCTGACGGCCCGATGCCGCAGACGCGCGAACACATCCTGCTGGCCCGCCAGGTCGGCGTTCCGGCGATCGTCGTGTTCCTGAACAAGGTCGACCAGGTCGACGACGCGGAACTGCTCGAGCTCGTCGAGCTGGAAGTGCGCGAACTGCTGTCGTCCTACGAATTCCCGGGCGACGACATTCCGATCGTCAAGGGTTCGGCTCTGGCCGCGCTTGAAGATTCGGACAAGAAGATCGGCGAAGACGCGATCCGCGAGCTGATGGCTGCGGTCGACGCCTACATCCCGACGCCTGAGCGTCCGATCGACCAGCCGTTCCTGATGCCGATCGAAGACGTGTTCTCGATCTCGGGCCGCGGTACGGTCGTGACCGGTCGCGTCGAGCGCGGCATCGTCAAGGTCGGTGAGGAAATCGAGATCGTCGGCATCCGTCCGACGACGAAGACGACCTGCACGGGCGTTGAAATGTTCCGCAAGCTGCTCGACCAGGGCCAGGCCGGCGACAACATCGGCGCGCTGCTTCGCGGTGTCGACCGCAACGGCGTCGAGCGCGGTCAGATTCTGTGCAAGCCGGGTTCGGTCAAGCCGCACCGCAAGTTCAAGGCTGAAGCCTACATCCTGACGAAGGAAGAGGGTGGCCGTCACACGCCGTTCTTCACCAACTACCGTCCGCAGTTCTACTTCCGCACGACGGACGTGACCGGCATCGTGACGCTTCCGGAAGGCACGGAAATGGTCATGCCGGGCGACAACGTCACGGTTGACGTCGAGCTGATCGTGCCGATCGCGATGGAAGAAAAGCTGCGCTTCGCTATCCGCGAAGGCGGCCGCACCGTCGGCGCAGGCATCGTCGCCTCCATCGTCGAGTAA
- the rlmB gene encoding 23S rRNA (guanosine(2251)-2'-O)-methyltransferase RlmB yields MSKDKTGDKSARDTHYANLRRAHRDARRERGEIPTPRQDKRGKPPADWKPPALAPDQVLLYGLHTVRAALDNPERRIIRLSVTQNAAARLDLGDLTALPFPTETVTPQELDRILGPDAIHQGVMLETQPLPHRKLEALRDCPLILVLDQVTDPHNVGAIMRSAVAFDAGALITTMRHSPTESGVLAKSASGALELIPYIQITNLADTLEELHELGFMTIGLDSEGPQALEGTFAGDKIALVLGSEGKGLRQKTRQTVKALARLDMPGAIKSLNVSNAAAIAMYAARHHLKG; encoded by the coding sequence ATGAGCAAGGACAAGACCGGCGACAAGAGCGCCAGAGACACCCATTATGCAAATCTCCGCCGTGCGCACCGGGACGCAAGGCGCGAACGCGGGGAGATTCCAACCCCGCGTCAGGACAAGCGCGGAAAGCCGCCCGCCGACTGGAAGCCGCCGGCACTCGCCCCGGACCAGGTGCTCCTCTACGGCCTGCACACGGTCCGCGCAGCCCTCGACAATCCGGAACGCCGCATCATCCGCCTCTCGGTCACGCAGAACGCCGCCGCACGCCTGGATCTCGGAGATCTCACGGCGCTCCCCTTCCCGACCGAGACTGTAACGCCGCAGGAACTCGACCGCATACTCGGGCCCGATGCCATTCACCAGGGAGTGATGCTGGAGACGCAGCCTCTGCCGCACCGCAAGCTCGAGGCTCTTCGCGACTGCCCCTTGATTCTCGTTCTCGATCAGGTGACCGACCCCCACAATGTCGGAGCGATCATGCGCTCGGCGGTCGCCTTCGACGCAGGCGCACTCATTACGACGATGCGCCACAGTCCGACCGAATCGGGTGTTTTGGCGAAATCGGCCTCGGGTGCGCTGGAACTCATTCCTTATATCCAGATCACCAATCTCGCCGACACCCTCGAAGAGCTCCACGAGCTCGGCTTCATGACGATCGGCCTCGATTCCGAGGGGCCGCAGGCGCTCGAAGGCACATTCGCCGGCGACAAGATCGCGCTCGTGCTCGGATCGGAGGGCAAGGGCCTGCGCCAGAAGACGCGGCAGACGGTCAAGGCGCTCGCCCGGCTCGACATGCCCGGCGCGATCAAGTCGCTGAACGTGTCGAATGCCGCCGCCATCGCGATGTACGCGGCGAGACATCATCTTAAGGGATAG
- a CDS encoding FMN-dependent NADH-azoreductase, which yields MKILHIDSGILGEHSVSRRLTSAIVSQLKADRPDAEITYRDLASERVPHLTGAQIMAPADLEGVDALLAADVRIGRQMLEEFLAADTVVVGAPMYNFSIPSQLKAWIDRLAVAGKTFRYTEAGPEGLAKGKKLIVASTRGGHYSVAPASAMDHQETYLRSVFGFFGITDIEFIRAEGLNLGPDQKQFAIAEAEKTIAEGNVLKLAS from the coding sequence ATGAAAATCCTTCACATCGACTCCGGCATTCTCGGCGAACACTCCGTCTCCCGCCGCCTGACATCGGCAATCGTCTCGCAGCTCAAGGCCGACCGGCCCGATGCGGAGATCACCTATCGGGATCTCGCATCCGAACGCGTTCCGCACCTGACCGGCGCACAGATCATGGCGCCTGCAGATCTCGAAGGTGTCGACGCCCTTTTGGCCGCTGATGTTCGCATCGGCCGCCAGATGCTCGAGGAATTCCTGGCTGCCGACACGGTCGTCGTCGGTGCGCCGATGTACAACTTCTCGATCCCGAGCCAGCTCAAGGCGTGGATCGACCGCTTGGCCGTTGCCGGCAAAACCTTCCGCTACACCGAAGCAGGACCGGAAGGCCTCGCCAAGGGCAAGAAGCTGATCGTCGCCTCCACCCGTGGCGGTCATTATTCGGTCGCCCCGGCTTCCGCCATGGACCACCAGGAAACCTATCTGCGGTCGGTCTTCGGTTTCTTCGGCATAACGGACATCGAGTTCATCCGCGCAGAGGGCCTGAATCTCGGCCCCGACCAGAAGCAGTTCGCCATCGCCGAAGCCGAAAAGACGATTGCCGAGGGCAACGTTCTGAAGCTCGCGAGCTAA
- a CDS encoding LysR family transcriptional regulator, which yields MQDLNDIALFAAVVKHNGFSAAARDLNVPKSKLSKHVARLEEQLGVRLLERSTRKLRMTEVGRIFYEHAQGLLDGVAAAEAEIAAVRAEPTGVVRLACPIGFTPMLADILPAFHRRYPGVRLLITASNRRIDLIEERIDVALRARDQLDTDSQLIVRKFGEVRQRLAASPTLLARLGGITTDNLSQMPTLSMNEQHPNDVWRLVHATGGAIEIAHRPVVGCSDFLILERAAIEGMGIALLPDHICERAFRTGALVPVLPEWTSGNVMVHLVFPSRHGLLPATRALIDFLAENLIKALERCREVDPRPAASFEI from the coding sequence ATGCAGGATCTCAACGATATCGCGCTCTTCGCCGCAGTCGTCAAACACAACGGCTTCAGCGCCGCCGCGCGCGACCTGAACGTGCCGAAATCCAAGCTCAGCAAACATGTCGCACGCCTGGAGGAGCAATTGGGCGTGCGTCTGCTCGAGCGCTCGACGCGCAAGCTTCGGATGACCGAGGTCGGCCGCATCTTCTACGAGCACGCCCAGGGATTGCTCGACGGCGTGGCCGCAGCCGAAGCCGAGATCGCCGCAGTGCGCGCCGAGCCGACGGGCGTCGTCCGGCTCGCATGTCCTATCGGCTTCACACCGATGCTCGCCGACATCCTGCCCGCCTTCCACCGCCGATATCCGGGCGTCCGCCTGCTGATCACCGCCTCCAACCGGCGGATCGATCTCATCGAGGAACGGATCGACGTGGCCTTGCGCGCGCGCGACCAGCTCGACACCGACAGCCAGCTCATCGTCCGCAAATTCGGCGAGGTGCGCCAACGCCTCGCCGCCAGCCCGACGCTTCTCGCGCGCCTCGGCGGGATCACGACCGACAATCTTTCGCAAATGCCGACGCTGTCGATGAACGAACAGCACCCCAATGATGTCTGGCGGCTCGTACACGCAACCGGGGGAGCAATCGAGATCGCTCACCGGCCCGTCGTCGGCTGCAGCGATTTTCTCATCCTCGAACGCGCGGCCATCGAAGGCATGGGCATAGCGCTGCTGCCCGACCATATTTGCGAGCGCGCCTTCCGAACCGGCGCCCTCGTTCCGGTCCTGCCGGAGTGGACCTCCGGCAACGTCATGGTCCACCTCGTCTTCCCCTCGCGCCACGGCCTGCTGCCCGCGACCCGCGCCCTCATCGACTTTCTGGCGGAAAATCTGATCAAGGCGCTGGAGCGCTGCCGCGAGGTCGATCCGAGGCCAGCGGCATCGTTTGAGATTTGA
- a CDS encoding bleomycin resistance protein, whose amino-acid sequence MSNALVPEFAVSDWQASKEFYCNILGFSCDHERPEEGFCYLSLDGAELMIDQIGTGRTFEDGHLPQSYPFGKGLNVQIRVASADALVRALTDRGIALYLPLEERWYRRGEEEVGNRQFVVADPDGYLLRFYEPLGRRPRTS is encoded by the coding sequence ATGAGTAACGCGCTTGTGCCAGAGTTCGCTGTCTCCGATTGGCAGGCTTCCAAAGAATTCTACTGTAATATCCTCGGTTTCTCGTGCGACCACGAACGGCCGGAAGAGGGCTTTTGTTATCTAAGTCTGGACGGCGCGGAACTCATGATTGATCAGATCGGCACGGGGCGTACCTTCGAGGACGGCCACCTTCCGCAAAGTTATCCCTTTGGAAAGGGGCTGAACGTCCAAATTCGGGTTGCCTCAGCCGACGCCCTGGTCCGAGCATTGACCGACAGGGGAATCGCGCTCTACCTCCCCCTCGAAGAACGCTGGTATCGAAGGGGTGAGGAAGAGGTCGGCAATCGCCAGTTCGTGGTCGCGGATCCCGACGGATACTTGCTACGGTTCTATGAGCCTTTGGGGCGCCGCCCCCGAACTTCATGA
- a CDS encoding NAD kinase: MARKFNSLAFIASPAEEAQKAAEDLRAVYGDHDPDKADVIVALGGDGFMLHTLHRTMNTGKLVYGMNRGSVGFLMNRYSTENLHQRIANADENAFHPLEMRTTDVNGDKFTALAINEVYLFRQSYQAAKLKVMVDGKTRLDELTCDGLLLATPAGSTAYNLSAHGPILPLEAPLLALTPVSPFRPRRWRGALLPNHVTVDIEILEADKRPVNAVADHQEVKSVVHVRIAESEKLTARILSDPDHSWSDRILAEQFSN; the protein is encoded by the coding sequence ATGGCCCGCAAGTTCAACTCCCTTGCCTTCATCGCATCGCCGGCGGAGGAAGCGCAGAAGGCGGCCGAGGATCTCCGGGCCGTCTATGGGGATCATGATCCGGACAAGGCCGACGTGATCGTTGCGCTGGGCGGCGACGGCTTCATGCTGCACACGCTGCACAGGACGATGAATACCGGCAAGCTCGTCTACGGGATGAACCGCGGCTCGGTCGGGTTCCTGATGAACCGCTACAGCACCGAGAACCTGCATCAGCGAATCGCCAATGCCGACGAAAACGCATTTCATCCGCTCGAAATGCGCACAACGGACGTCAACGGCGATAAGTTCACCGCGCTTGCCATCAACGAGGTTTACCTTTTTCGCCAGTCCTACCAGGCCGCGAAGCTGAAGGTCATGGTGGACGGAAAGACGCGGCTCGACGAATTGACCTGCGACGGGCTGCTTCTGGCAACGCCTGCGGGCTCCACCGCCTATAATCTTTCTGCGCACGGGCCGATCCTGCCGTTGGAAGCGCCGCTTCTGGCGCTGACGCCCGTCAGCCCCTTCCGGCCGCGGCGCTGGCGCGGGGCGCTGTTGCCGAATCACGTAACAGTGGACATCGAAATCCTCGAGGCCGACAAGCGACCGGTCAACGCCGTGGCCGATCACCAGGAAGTCAAGTCCGTCGTGCATGTCCGCATCGCCGAATCGGAGAAGCTCACTGCGCGGATCCTTTCGGATCCGGACCATTCCTGGTCCGATCGAATCCTGGCCGAGCAGTTCTCCAATTGA
- the prfB gene encoding peptide chain release factor 2 (programmed frameshift), with amino-acid sequence MRSEIENIVDEIKQAISLLRRHLDWDQAVRRLDWLNNKAEDPSLWNDAAEAQKLMRERQQLDDGINGLRRFEQQLNDNIELIELGEEEGDSAIVAEAEEALRQLRGEAAKKQVEAMLSGEADQNDTYLEVHSGAGGTESQDWANMLLRMYTRWAERQGYKVELMEIQDGEEAGIKSATLLVKGHNAYGWLKTESGVHRLVRISPYDSNARRHTSFSSIWVYPVVDESIQIDINESDCRIDTYRSSGAGGQHVNTTDSAVRITHMPSGIVVQCQQERSQHKNRAKAWDMLRARLYEAELKKREEAANAEAASKTDIGWGHQIRSYVLQPYQLVKDLRTGVESSSPGDVLDGELNEFMEAALAHRVSGGADAAVDDLS; translated from the exons ATGCGCAGCGAAATCGAGAACATCGTCGACGAAATCAAGCAGGCCATAAGCCTGCTGAGGAGGCATCTT GACTGGGACCAGGCGGTAAGACGACTGGACTGGTTGAACAACAAGGCGGAAGACCCGTCGCTCTGGAACGACGCGGCCGAGGCGCAGAAGCTGATGCGGGAGCGCCAGCAGCTCGATGACGGCATCAATGGCCTGCGCCGCTTCGAGCAGCAGCTCAACGACAACATCGAGCTCATCGAACTCGGTGAAGAGGAGGGCGATTCGGCGATCGTCGCGGAGGCCGAGGAAGCGCTTCGCCAACTGCGCGGCGAGGCGGCGAAAAAGCAGGTCGAGGCCATGCTTTCGGGCGAGGCCGACCAGAACGACACATATCTCGAAGTCCATTCGGGCGCCGGCGGCACGGAAAGCCAGGACTGGGCGAACATGCTGCTTCGCATGTATACCCGATGGGCCGAACGCCAGGGCTACAAGGTCGAGCTCATGGAAATCCAGGACGGGGAAGAAGCGGGCATCAAATCGGCCACGCTCCTCGTCAAGGGGCACAATGCCTATGGCTGGCTGAAGACGGAATCGGGCGTGCATCGCCTCGTCCGCATTTCTCCGTATGACAGCAACGCTCGCCGTCATACGTCCTTTTCGTCCATCTGGGTCTATCCCGTCGTGGACGAATCGATCCAGATCGACATCAACGAAAGCGATTGCCGGATCGATACCTACCGCTCCTCGGGCGCCGGCGGTCAGCACGTCAATACGACCGATTCGGCCGTGCGCATCACGCATATGCCGAGCGGCATCGTGGTGCAGTGCCAGCAGGAACGCTCGCAGCACAAGAACCGCGCCAAGGCATGGGACATGCTTCGCGCGCGGCTCTACGAGGCCGAACTGAAGAAGCGCGAGGAGGCGGCCAACGCCGAGGCGGCATCGAAGACCGATATCGGCTGGGGTCACCAGATCCGCTCCTACGTCCTGCAGCCCTACCAGCTGGTGAAGGATTTGAGGACGGGAGTCGAAAGCAGCAGCCCGGGCGACGTGCTCGACGGTGAACTGAATGAATTCATGGAGGCAGCCCTTGCGCATCGCGTCAGCGGCGGCGCGGATGCGGCCGTCGACGACCTGAGCTGA
- a CDS encoding penicillin-binding protein 1A, with translation MIRLIGYFFGIGAFLLLGTAAAVAIYLGAITKDLPDYEVLANYAPPVTTRFHAGNGALMAEYARERRLYLPIQAIPDRVKAAFISAEDKNFYQHPGIDVTGLARAIAVNLQNFGSGRRPVGASTITQQVAKNFLLSSDQTLDRKIKEAILSFRIEQAYSKDRILELYLNEIFFGLNSYGIAGAALTYFDKSVTELTIAETAYLAALPKGPANYHPFRKVEAAIERRNWVIDRMVENGYVTKADGEEAKQQPLGVKPRRGGAHLFASDFFAEEVRRQIIQKYGDKALYEGGLSVRTSLDPRLQIAARKALQDGLLSYDERRGFHGPVKTIEIGGDWGEPLSKIPMLSDVPEWKLAVVLSVDSEGAEIGIQPDKEVSGKIVPERVTGRIAAKNMQWAHRSAGGKRKSAKSPEEVFGPGDVVYVEPLEEAGEYRLRQPPKVQGGLVAMDPHTGRVLAMVGGFSYGQSEFNRATQAMRQPGSAFKPFVYAAALDNGYTPASVILDAPIEIVAGGQVWRPENYGGGSAGPSTLRLGIEKSRNLMTVRLANDLGMNIVAEYAERFGIYDKMAPLLAMSLGSGETTVLRLVSAYAVIANGGKQIKPSLIDRIQDRYGKTIFRHEDRACENCNADDWEAQEEPVLIDNREQVLDPMTSYQITSMMEGVVARGTAAGKIKLDRPVAGKTGTTNDEKDAWFVGYTPDLVAGLYLGFDDPAPLGRGATGGGLSAPIFNAFMQKAVEGTRPGKFVVPEGMSLIPVNRKTGMAAVEGEPDTIIEAFKPGTGPADTFSVIGDLDEYAPPEEILRTSPQANQAVTSGSNGLF, from the coding sequence ATGATCAGACTGATTGGATATTTTTTCGGCATTGGTGCGTTTCTGCTGCTTGGCACAGCCGCGGCCGTCGCGATCTATCTCGGCGCCATCACGAAGGACCTCCCCGATTACGAGGTTCTGGCCAATTATGCTCCGCCGGTGACGACACGCTTCCATGCGGGTAACGGCGCGCTGATGGCCGAATATGCGCGCGAGCGCCGGCTATATCTGCCCATTCAGGCAATACCCGATCGCGTCAAGGCCGCATTCATCTCGGCGGAAGACAAGAACTTCTACCAGCATCCGGGCATCGACGTGACGGGCCTTGCACGCGCCATCGCCGTCAACCTGCAGAATTTCGGCTCCGGTCGGCGCCCCGTCGGCGCCTCGACGATCACCCAGCAGGTCGCCAAGAACTTCCTTCTGAGCTCCGACCAGACGCTCGATCGCAAGATCAAGGAAGCGATCCTCTCCTTCCGCATCGAACAGGCCTACAGCAAGGACCGCATTCTCGAGCTCTATCTCAACGAGATTTTCTTCGGGCTGAATTCCTACGGCATCGCCGGGGCGGCGCTGACCTATTTCGACAAGTCGGTGACGGAACTGACGATTGCCGAGACCGCCTATCTTGCGGCCCTGCCCAAGGGGCCGGCCAATTACCACCCGTTCCGCAAGGTCGAGGCTGCGATCGAGCGCCGCAACTGGGTGATCGATCGGATGGTCGAAAATGGTTACGTCACCAAGGCTGACGGCGAGGAGGCAAAGCAGCAACCGCTCGGCGTCAAGCCGCGCCGCGGCGGCGCGCACCTCTTCGCCTCCGACTTCTTCGCCGAGGAAGTGCGCCGCCAGATCATCCAGAAATACGGCGACAAGGCCCTTTACGAGGGCGGGCTTTCCGTGCGTACCTCGCTGGATCCGCGGCTGCAGATTGCGGCGCGCAAGGCGCTTCAGGACGGGCTTTTGAGCTACGACGAGCGGCGGGGCTTCCACGGACCGGTGAAAACGATCGAGATCGGCGGCGACTGGGGCGAGCCGCTGAGCAAGATCCCCATGCTCAGCGACGTGCCGGAATGGAAACTGGCGGTCGTGCTCTCGGTAGACAGCGAAGGCGCCGAAATCGGCATCCAGCCGGACAAGGAAGTCTCGGGCAAGATCGTTCCTGAACGGGTGACCGGGCGCATTGCCGCCAAGAACATGCAGTGGGCCCACCGCTCCGCCGGCGGCAAGCGCAAGAGCGCCAAGTCGCCGGAAGAGGTCTTCGGCCCGGGCGACGTCGTCTATGTCGAGCCGTTGGAGGAGGCCGGCGAATATCGGCTGCGCCAGCCGCCGAAGGTTCAGGGCGGATTGGTCGCGATGGACCCGCATACCGGCCGCGTGCTGGCGATGGTCGGCGGGTTCTCCTACGGACAGTCCGAGTTCAACCGCGCGACGCAGGCGATGCGTCAGCCCGGTTCCGCCTTCAAGCCCTTCGTCTACGCGGCCGCCCTCGACAACGGCTATACGCCGGCATCGGTCATCCTGGATGCGCCCATCGAGATCGTCGCGGGCGGTCAGGTCTGGCGCCCCGAAAACTACGGCGGCGGCTCTGCCGGACCGTCGACGCTCCGCCTCGGCATCGAAAAATCGCGCAACCTGATGACGGTCCGGCTTGCCAACGACCTGGGCATGAACATCGTCGCCGAATATGCCGAACGTTTCGGGATCTACGACAAGATGGCACCGCTTCTTGCGATGTCGCTCGGTTCCGGCGAAACGACGGTGCTGCGTCTCGTTTCCGCCTATGCCGTCATCGCCAATGGCGGCAAGCAGATCAAGCCGTCGCTGATCGACCGGATCCAGGACCGTTACGGCAAGACCATCTTCCGCCACGAGGACCGGGCCTGCGAGAATTGCAATGCCGACGATTGGGAAGCGCAGGAAGAGCCGGTGCTGATCGACAATCGTGAGCAGGTCCTCGATCCGATGACCTCCTATCAGATCACCTCCATGATGGAAGGCGTCGTCGCGCGGGGGACCGCGGCAGGCAAGATCAAGCTCGATCGCCCTGTCGCCGGCAAGACCGGCACGACCAATGACGAGAAGGACGCCTGGTTCGTGGGTTACACTCCCGACCTCGTCGCGGGGCTCTATCTCGGCTTCGACGATCCGGCACCGCTCGGGCGCGGGGCGACCGGCGGCGGCCTGTCGGCGCCGATCTTCAACGCCTTCATGCAGAAGGCCGTGGAGGGTACCCGCCCCGGCAAGTTCGTGGTGCCGGAAGGCATGAGCCTCATTCCCGTCAACCGCAAGACCGGCATGGCGGCCGTCGAGGGCGAGCCGGACACGATCATCGAAGCCTTCAAGCCGGGAACCGGCCCTGCGGACACCTTCTCGGTCATCGGCGACCTTGACGAATATGCGCCGCCGGAAGAGATATTGAGAACCTCTCCGCAGGCCAACCAGGCGGTAACCTCCGGCTCCAACGGACTGTTCTGA